TCATGCCGATGAAGGTGTAAACATAGTCACGCAGGAACTCCCCTGCCTTGACCGCGACACGCGTGGTCTGCCGGCCAAACAGGTGTCCTGCGGGAATGCTGCACAAATGATCATCCTGCAGTGGATCGTACGCCATCGACGCGATGATACCGATTCCGAGATCCACGTCCACGTAAGTCTTGATGACATCCGCATCAACTGCAGCCAGCACGATATCCGGCGACAGACCTGCCTGCGCAAAGGCATCATCAATGTTGCGCCTGCCCGAAAACGCAGGATCATAAGTCACGATTGGATACTCAGCCAGATCGCTCAGGCTGATCACCCCCTTTCGGGAGTAAGTTTCAATTAGCGGGTGCTCTGGTTTACAGACGACCGAGTGCTCCCAGTGGTAACAGGCGACGCTAGCCAGTCCGGGCGTCTGAGCCAGCGACTCGGTCGCAATCGCCACATCGGCGTCTCCGCTGAGCACCAATTCCGCCGACTGCGTGGGACTCCCCTCCGCGAGCGAAAGATGAACCTTGGGGAACTGTGCCCTGAATGCAGGAATGACCTTGGGAAGCGCATATCGGGCCTGCGTATGGGTACATGCGATGATAAGACTACCTTGATCACGTCGCGCGTACTCGTCACTTACCTTGCGCAGATTCTCGATTTCCCGATTGATACGCTCGACCAC
This sequence is a window from Orrella marina. Protein-coding genes within it:
- a CDS encoding CysB family HTH-type transcriptional regulator — its product is MNLQQFRFVRETIRRNFNLTEAAKSLYTSQPGVSKAIMEFEQELGVQIFERHGKRIKGLTRPGQAVAEVVERINREIENLRKVSDEYARRDQGSLIIACTHTQARYALPKVIPAFRAQFPKVHLSLAEGSPTQSAELVLSGDADVAIATESLAQTPGLASVACYHWEHSVVCKPEHPLIETYSRKGVISLSDLAEYPIVTYDPAFSGRRNIDDAFAQAGLSPDIVLAAVDADVIKTYVDVDLGIGIIASMAYDPLQDDHLCSIPAGHLFGRQTTRVAVKAGEFLRDYVYTFIGMMAPDLDESEIKQQIGSAGMTNVR